One stretch of Xanthomonas sp. DAR 35659 DNA includes these proteins:
- a CDS encoding class I SAM-dependent methyltransferase, whose protein sequence is MPIDLPTPDADALAHSERLAAHLRAEIAAAGGAIPFSRFMELALYAPGLGYYSAGSSKFGEEGDFVTAPELGPLFAATVSNALAPVLRQLGPQARMLEVGGGSGAFAEVMLKRLLALDALPERYAILEPSADLRARQRERLKRALVPPVFDLVEWLDRPFEDDWNGVLFANEVIDALPTPRFALREGEVFEETVTLDGEGRFRRGEQPADALLAAAVRHIERYLQAPFADGYRSELLPQLPYWVQAVAGGLRSGAMLFVDYGYPRSEFYLPERDDGTLRAFYRHRSHADPYRWPGLQDLTASVDFTALAEAGTGAGFDLAGYCTQASFLLGNGLDALLAEAEARSDERGRLRLREQVKRLTLPSEMGERFQVMGFERDVSLAPAFLAGDMTWRL, encoded by the coding sequence ATGCCTATCGACCTTCCCACTCCCGACGCCGACGCGCTCGCCCACAGCGAGCGCCTGGCCGCGCATCTGCGCGCCGAGATCGCCGCCGCCGGCGGTGCCATCCCGTTTTCGCGCTTCATGGAGCTGGCGCTGTACGCGCCGGGCCTGGGCTACTACAGCGCCGGCAGCAGCAAGTTCGGCGAGGAGGGCGACTTCGTCACCGCGCCGGAACTGGGGCCGCTGTTCGCCGCCACCGTTTCCAACGCGCTGGCGCCGGTGTTGCGCCAGCTCGGGCCGCAGGCGCGGATGCTGGAGGTCGGCGGCGGCAGCGGCGCGTTCGCCGAAGTGATGCTCAAGCGCCTGCTGGCGCTGGATGCGCTGCCGGAGCGCTACGCCATCCTCGAACCCAGTGCCGACCTGCGCGCGCGCCAGCGCGAGCGCCTGAAGCGCGCGCTGGTTCCGCCGGTGTTCGATCTGGTGGAATGGCTGGACCGGCCGTTCGAGGATGACTGGAACGGCGTGCTGTTCGCCAACGAGGTGATCGACGCGCTGCCGACCCCGCGCTTCGCCCTGCGCGAGGGCGAGGTGTTCGAAGAGACCGTGACCCTGGACGGCGAAGGCCGCTTCCGCCGCGGCGAGCAGCCCGCCGATGCGTTGCTGGCGGCGGCGGTGCGCCATATCGAGCGCTACCTGCAGGCGCCGTTCGCCGACGGCTATCGCTCCGAGCTGCTGCCGCAACTGCCGTACTGGGTCCAGGCGGTGGCCGGCGGCCTGCGTAGCGGCGCGATGCTGTTCGTCGACTACGGCTATCCGCGCAGCGAGTTCTACCTGCCGGAACGCGACGACGGCACCCTGCGCGCGTTCTACCGGCACCGCAGCCACGCCGATCCCTACCGCTGGCCGGGCCTGCAGGACCTGACCGCGTCGGTGGACTTCACCGCGCTGGCCGAGGCCGGCACCGGCGCCGGCTTCGACCTGGCCGGGTACTGCACCCAGGCCAGTTTCCTGCTCGGCAACGGCCTGGACGCGCTGCTGGCCGAGGCCGAGGCGCGCAGCGACGAACGCGGTCGCCTGCGCCTGCGCGAGCAGGTGAAGCGGCTGACCCTGCCCAGCGAGATGGGCGAGCGCTTCCAGGTGATGGGCTTCGAACGCGACGTGTCGCTGGCGCCGGCGTTCCTGGCCGGCGACATGACCTGGCGGCTGTGA
- a CDS encoding VanZ family protein, producing MAAVRDFRWPWLWQGLWWLGIVVLIYVCLMPHPPQLSDMPDSDKVEHFLAYLLLAAAAVQVYAGPRAWTWAALGLLALGVGIEFAQGAWTTTRSADPMDALADALGVAAGMVTAATPWRDLLWRLERGAARGR from the coding sequence ATGGCGGCGGTGCGCGATTTCCGTTGGCCATGGCTGTGGCAGGGATTGTGGTGGCTGGGGATCGTGGTGCTGATCTACGTCTGCCTGATGCCGCATCCGCCGCAGTTGTCGGACATGCCCGACAGCGACAAGGTCGAGCACTTCCTCGCTTACCTGCTGCTGGCCGCGGCCGCGGTGCAGGTGTACGCAGGACCGCGCGCCTGGACCTGGGCGGCACTGGGCCTACTGGCGCTGGGGGTGGGCATCGAGTTCGCGCAGGGCGCCTGGACCACGACCCGCTCCGCCGATCCGATGGATGCCCTGGCTGATGCGCTGGGCGTGGCCGCCGGCATGGTCACCGCCGCCACGCCGTGGCGCGACCTGCTGTGGCGGCTGGAGCGTGGGGCGGCGCGGGGCCGCTGA
- a CDS encoding XVIPCD domain-containing protein, protein MAQGYVYDALSRESFEVLSYNAVGRASEVNLGAAYALQHSTGNSGWSVGIMQWDFGQPGRGAAAEDMLRQYAQWASPQKQFTEEESADLLQRLQTRGQEGNALSATEQARLNEFLRSDPGRTFVQDLNDQQVERKWQAVGEPLARIAWLQDLNREHPEDVAKIVAMAGKLYNQNQARGALLVESLQQSDGMTANEVRDWIGAQGINGLNPAARSAIVSGRDATLLGVGLVNALELGDGAGAQQWHDEVRVAGNTALAEGFNGNPSLQMFDALLRDPANGARVLSRMDDVRTGPALTIQGGSELARLEISRLHVDREGGLSVTSPSGDLRVWDGRQWSGSERQVDPQYQGGAHPFGPPGIFGEASLTPSPVFGQCREHVHTLDRSLGRLPDEQSDRAAACLAAQAVANGLTRVDHVMLNEATSSLRRGEYLLAVQGDLNDPAKLRAQVATDAAINTPVETSMQRAAQILQDRSAQMVGREHQQEQGRSGPVMS, encoded by the coding sequence ATGGCACAGGGATATGTGTATGACGCTCTCAGTCGTGAGAGCTTTGAAGTGCTGTCATACAATGCAGTCGGGCGTGCCAGCGAAGTGAATCTTGGCGCCGCGTACGCCCTGCAGCACAGCACAGGAAATTCGGGTTGGTCCGTCGGCATCATGCAGTGGGACTTTGGGCAGCCAGGCCGCGGCGCGGCGGCAGAAGACATGCTGCGTCAGTATGCACAGTGGGCCTCGCCGCAGAAGCAGTTCACCGAGGAAGAATCCGCAGACCTGCTTCAGCGCCTGCAGACGCGCGGGCAGGAAGGAAATGCGCTGTCCGCGACAGAGCAGGCTCGGTTGAACGAATTTCTTAGATCAGATCCGGGCCGCACATTCGTTCAGGATTTGAATGATCAGCAGGTTGAGCGCAAGTGGCAGGCCGTTGGCGAGCCACTTGCTCGGATCGCGTGGCTGCAGGATCTCAATCGCGAGCATCCGGAGGATGTAGCTAAAATCGTCGCGATGGCTGGAAAGCTCTACAATCAGAATCAGGCGCGGGGGGCGTTGTTGGTGGAGAGCCTTCAACAGTCTGATGGCATGACGGCGAATGAGGTGCGTGATTGGATCGGGGCGCAGGGCATAAACGGCCTAAATCCGGCCGCGCGTTCAGCCATCGTCTCAGGCCGCGACGCCACGCTGTTAGGTGTCGGTCTGGTAAACGCTCTTGAGTTGGGTGACGGGGCTGGTGCGCAGCAATGGCATGACGAAGTCAGAGTGGCAGGTAACACCGCGCTCGCCGAAGGATTCAATGGCAATCCCAGTCTGCAGATGTTTGACGCACTGCTGCGTGACCCGGCGAACGGAGCACGCGTTCTCTCGCGGATGGACGACGTCCGCACTGGTCCGGCGTTGACCATCCAAGGCGGGAGCGAACTGGCGCGTCTGGAAATCTCCCGTTTGCATGTGGATCGAGAGGGAGGTCTTTCAGTCACGAGCCCATCGGGAGACCTCCGTGTCTGGGACGGACGCCAGTGGTCAGGCTCGGAGCGGCAGGTTGATCCACAGTATCAAGGAGGGGCGCATCCATTTGGCCCCCCGGGAATCTTTGGAGAAGCGTCTTTGACGCCGTCACCGGTCTTTGGACAGTGCCGGGAGCATGTCCATACCCTGGATCGTTCTCTTGGGCGTTTGCCCGATGAGCAAAGTGATCGTGCAGCCGCCTGCTTGGCCGCTCAGGCGGTGGCGAACGGCCTGACGCGAGTGGATCACGTCATGCTCAATGAGGCGACGTCGTCTTTGCGCCGGGGTGAATACCTGCTCGCCGTACAGGGTGATCTGAACGATCCCGCCAAGCTGCGAGCCCAGGTGGCAACGGACGCTGCGATTAATACGCCCGTGGAGACCTCGATGCAACGTGCCGCGCAGATCCTGCAGGACCGGTCTGCACAGATGGTGGGCCGAGAACATCAGCAGGAACAGGGGCGCAGTGGGCCGGTCATGAGTTGA
- a CDS encoding lysozyme inhibitor LprI family protein: MFDMEIGTGTDVHARGCEVPRWVGAVAVFLLMVSSFQSALAHAKSPLSGASPAAVATGDCSSIVSVRDREACFLSLPEDRCRAIGTACTKVQSAHRQEAELTRIEQAILARAQARYASYVADDAEYLGDLQKSFTSSAAAWRTYRDAYCQAEPLVQGMSRDEQEALASDCRLRLTHSRIEQLKQLGKAIP; this comes from the coding sequence ATGTTTGATATGGAGATAGGGACGGGAACTGATGTGCATGCTCGAGGCTGCGAAGTGCCGCGATGGGTTGGTGCGGTGGCGGTGTTTTTGCTGATGGTGTCAAGCTTCCAAAGTGCGTTGGCCCATGCAAAGTCCCCCTTGAGCGGTGCCAGCCCGGCAGCCGTGGCAACAGGCGATTGTTCAAGCATTGTTTCTGTTCGGGATCGTGAAGCATGCTTCTTGTCGCTGCCGGAAGATCGATGCAGGGCCATTGGAACGGCCTGCACCAAGGTGCAAAGCGCGCACAGGCAGGAAGCCGAGTTGACCCGTATCGAGCAGGCTATCCTCGCGAGGGCTCAGGCGCGGTATGCGAGCTACGTTGCCGACGATGCGGAATACCTCGGCGATCTCCAGAAGAGCTTTACATCGTCTGCGGCGGCGTGGCGCACATATCGAGACGCGTATTGCCAGGCCGAGCCACTGGTGCAGGGCATGTCGCGTGATGAGCAGGAAGCACTTGCGTCGGACTGCCGGCTGCGGCTTACGCACTCCCGGATCGAACAACTCAAACAACTGGGAAAAGCCATTCCATAG
- a CDS encoding CHAT domain-containing protein, whose translation MTSGPARQDGDDDPAEPLASPAPEDRPLSRAGWRQREVETVVPDDLVVDVTDRAEAAPIVSWDTVDDVQLPRRFRLPTTPEDERPVPFQGYPRDDHGMAFESNLREPDAPFLALDAADVPVESRSLHVELPESVRPGQRFALSAQLRCVPAATQDEVDLRPFSVPDAGRRVTIDLHVSGELQVLSDATCTVNVLPGRESDPVRFELQAGAPGPASATLRVFALPADYLGQLRLALSVADVAPGEHRAADSGVLRVGTPAERTATLEVDVDAQGRRLSFRLRGPGEIGVQRPVFVSLDSAVEQVALGLQRKLDQVAKGNGLSPKAVEALLRGTGADMWNRLLPGSVKDLLLRNLQHLDALVFVGADDPIPWELLVPTTQGRTSAFLADQLLIARWAFDAASPKRSIGSGATCYVLPDAAPPAAQEEIQQLEALLGQGKRVRTLDALLSELESAAFGLLHFAAHNIVASDLPASAWVKLDQPFQQDMLGADRANAFAATAPLVFMNACNSSAGSPLWVGSTWWAGRFLAAGAGAFLGSLWQVRDGPAKDFAAAFYGQLRAGHTLGTAFQSARRDVARDGDPTRLGYTLFGNAAATLAAGIRDSR comes from the coding sequence ATGACCTCCGGGCCGGCCCGCCAGGATGGCGATGACGATCCAGCCGAACCGCTGGCGTCGCCGGCGCCCGAGGACCGGCCGCTCTCCAGGGCGGGTTGGCGCCAGCGCGAGGTGGAGACCGTCGTCCCCGACGATCTCGTCGTGGACGTGACGGATCGCGCCGAGGCGGCGCCCATCGTGAGCTGGGACACGGTCGACGATGTGCAGCTGCCCCGACGTTTCCGCTTGCCGACGACGCCTGAAGACGAACGCCCGGTGCCCTTCCAGGGGTATCCGCGCGACGATCACGGCATGGCGTTCGAGTCGAACCTGCGGGAACCCGACGCTCCGTTCTTGGCGCTGGATGCCGCCGACGTCCCGGTCGAATCCCGCTCGCTGCATGTCGAGCTGCCCGAGTCCGTCCGGCCCGGACAGCGGTTTGCCCTCTCCGCGCAGTTGCGCTGCGTGCCCGCCGCCACACAGGACGAGGTCGATTTGCGCCCGTTCTCCGTGCCCGACGCCGGGCGGCGGGTGACGATCGATCTGCATGTCTCCGGTGAGCTGCAGGTGCTGTCGGATGCCACGTGTACAGTGAACGTACTGCCCGGCAGGGAATCGGATCCGGTTCGCTTCGAGTTGCAGGCGGGCGCGCCGGGGCCGGCGAGCGCCACCTTGCGCGTATTCGCGCTGCCCGCGGACTACCTGGGCCAATTGCGGTTGGCGTTGTCTGTCGCGGACGTGGCGCCCGGGGAACATCGCGCGGCCGACAGTGGCGTGCTCCGGGTCGGCACGCCGGCCGAGCGCACCGCCACGCTCGAGGTCGATGTGGATGCGCAGGGACGCCGGTTGTCCTTCCGGCTGCGTGGACCCGGCGAGATCGGCGTGCAACGGCCGGTCTTCGTGTCGCTGGACAGCGCGGTCGAGCAGGTGGCGCTGGGTCTGCAGCGCAAGCTGGATCAGGTCGCCAAGGGCAATGGACTGTCGCCCAAAGCCGTGGAGGCCTTGTTGCGCGGGACCGGCGCGGACATGTGGAACCGGTTGCTGCCTGGCTCCGTCAAGGACCTGCTGCTTCGCAACCTGCAGCACCTCGATGCGCTGGTGTTCGTCGGTGCCGACGATCCGATTCCGTGGGAACTGCTGGTGCCGACGACACAGGGACGGACGAGCGCGTTTCTTGCGGACCAGTTGCTGATCGCGCGCTGGGCGTTCGATGCGGCATCGCCCAAACGGTCGATCGGCAGTGGCGCGACCTGCTACGTGTTGCCCGATGCCGCGCCTCCGGCCGCGCAGGAGGAGATCCAGCAGTTGGAAGCCCTGCTCGGGCAGGGCAAGCGCGTGCGCACGCTCGATGCGCTGCTCAGCGAGTTGGAGAGCGCGGCGTTCGGCCTGCTGCACTTCGCCGCGCACAACATCGTCGCCAGCGATCTGCCGGCGTCGGCCTGGGTCAAACTCGATCAGCCGTTCCAGCAGGATATGCTCGGTGCCGATCGCGCCAATGCGTTCGCAGCCACCGCACCGCTGGTATTCATGAATGCCTGCAATTCGAGCGCGGGATCGCCGCTGTGGGTCGGTTCGACCTGGTGGGCCGGCCGCTTCCTGGCGGCGGGCGCCGGCGCCTTCCTGGGCAGTCTGTGGCAGGTGCGCGATGGCCCGGCCAAGGACTTCGCTGCCGCGTTCTATGGCCAACTGCGCGCGGGGCATACGCTCGGCACGGCGTTCCAGTCGGCGCGGCGCGATGTCGCCAGGGATGGCGACCCGACCCGGCTTGGCTACACCTTGTTCGGCAACGCGGCGGCCACCCTGGCCGCCGGCATCAGAGATTCCAGATGA
- a CDS encoding TonB-dependent receptor: MQYRRSVLSATILATLACTAQAQEASTAATDLDAVQVVGIRASLEKSLDTKRNNVTISEAITAEDIGKFPSTNVAEAFSQIPGVTLDRRFGQGERVSIDGTDPSLNLSFLDGHPVAQAIWLYGEQPNRGFDYTLLSPQILGRAEIVKASEARLTEGSLGGTVLMHTRQPLDMKANEFAGSVGYSYSQQASEGKPNASLLYSWKNPQETFGVAVSAQHYEERVDRQGMEVFGYAKASTFGNASGVPADADVPNSVNAAWFQQDRKRDSAVVNLQLKPSDALEFNLSGLYIKENFDNYNQSMYSFLTWNQGTIDAVDALGGVRNGVVRSGHSSANANPDGGTVIYDNNVRQSEVTTKGLDLRGAFRGDTWGVSGQVGQSKSENKHLAQYFIEPFYNGGFSWDLDRGIRFDDAAGARDPANWGSAGGWFGNNGIFSTESKDTYGQLDFDVRFDGVFNQLLFGVRQGKHKEDFELNVYGGVTPGTLADVGTIGLTDIQGFYPDHGRHVQAGRGNVMDWIRNSPVDYANPDPASFLNNSWALEQTNNAAYAQLNFSEGGLRGNLGVRYVDSKTEGSGFVYSGTPTLDDLDSKWQTRTKKQDFVLPSLNLVYDTSNDWVFRFAAAKVIAWAPYNQMVNNTFLNDTTLTGSGGNAELSPYESWNFNLSAEYYFAEQSVVAWSIFYKKIDNYIDTSATIERQYNSIRDTSPQTWAQMLGSNGCTADGYCDYSIQRPRNAGDGKVKGFTIAYQQPFGDSGFGLTANYTYANGENNTGDALPYQSRNAIAFSPYYEKGPLNARITYNWRDSYLAGGYVAGAAPASVDDYADLGASIGYAFNAQWSLQLDAQNLLDEEYFQYLGDKDHPAGRYKNGRRYMATLHFKF; encoded by the coding sequence ATGCAATACCGCCGTTCCGTCTTGTCCGCCACCATCCTCGCCACCCTGGCCTGCACCGCGCAGGCGCAGGAGGCGAGCACCGCCGCCACCGATCTGGACGCCGTCCAGGTCGTCGGCATCCGCGCCAGCCTCGAGAAGTCGCTGGACACCAAGCGCAACAACGTCACCATCTCCGAGGCGATCACCGCCGAGGACATCGGCAAGTTCCCCAGCACCAACGTCGCCGAGGCGTTCTCGCAGATCCCCGGCGTCACCCTCGACCGCCGCTTCGGCCAGGGCGAGCGCGTCAGCATCGACGGCACCGATCCCAGCCTCAACCTGTCGTTCCTGGACGGCCACCCGGTGGCGCAGGCGATCTGGCTGTACGGCGAACAGCCCAACCGCGGTTTCGACTACACCCTGCTGTCGCCGCAGATCCTCGGCCGCGCCGAGATCGTCAAGGCCTCCGAGGCGCGCCTGACCGAAGGCAGCCTCGGCGGCACCGTGCTGATGCACACCCGCCAGCCGCTGGACATGAAGGCCAACGAGTTCGCCGGCTCGGTGGGCTACAGCTACAGCCAGCAGGCCAGCGAGGGCAAGCCCAACGCCTCGCTGCTGTACAGCTGGAAGAATCCGCAGGAGACCTTCGGCGTGGCGGTATCCGCGCAGCACTACGAAGAGCGGGTCGATCGCCAGGGCATGGAGGTGTTCGGTTACGCCAAGGCGTCCACCTTCGGCAACGCCAGCGGCGTGCCGGCCGATGCCGACGTGCCGAACTCGGTCAATGCCGCCTGGTTCCAGCAGGACCGCAAGCGCGACAGCGCGGTGGTCAACCTGCAGCTCAAGCCCAGCGATGCACTCGAGTTCAACCTCAGCGGCCTGTACATCAAGGAGAACTTCGACAACTACAACCAGTCGATGTACAGCTTCCTGACCTGGAACCAGGGCACCATCGACGCCGTGGACGCGCTCGGCGGCGTGCGCAACGGCGTGGTCCGCAGTGGCCATTCCAGCGCCAATGCCAATCCCGACGGCGGCACGGTGATCTACGACAACAACGTGCGCCAGTCCGAGGTCACCACCAAGGGTCTGGACCTGCGTGGCGCCTTCCGCGGCGACACGTGGGGCGTGAGCGGCCAAGTCGGGCAGAGCAAGTCGGAGAACAAGCACCTGGCGCAGTACTTCATCGAGCCGTTCTACAACGGCGGCTTCAGTTGGGACCTGGACCGCGGCATCCGCTTCGACGACGCGGCCGGCGCGCGCGACCCGGCCAACTGGGGTTCGGCCGGCGGCTGGTTCGGCAACAACGGCATCTTCTCCACCGAGAGCAAGGACACCTACGGCCAGCTCGATTTCGATGTGCGCTTCGATGGCGTGTTCAACCAGTTGCTGTTCGGCGTGCGCCAGGGCAAGCACAAGGAGGACTTCGAGCTCAACGTGTATGGCGGCGTCACCCCCGGCACGCTGGCGGACGTGGGCACCATCGGCCTGACCGACATCCAGGGCTTCTACCCCGACCACGGCCGGCACGTGCAGGCCGGGCGCGGCAACGTGATGGACTGGATCCGCAACAGCCCGGTGGACTACGCCAATCCCGACCCCGCCAGCTTCCTCAACAACAGTTGGGCGCTGGAGCAGACCAACAACGCCGCCTATGCGCAGCTGAACTTCTCCGAAGGTGGCCTGCGCGGCAACCTCGGCGTGCGCTACGTGGATTCCAAGACCGAGGGCAGCGGCTTCGTCTACAGCGGCACGCCGACGCTGGACGACCTGGACAGCAAGTGGCAGACCCGCACCAAGAAGCAGGACTTCGTGCTGCCGTCGTTGAACCTGGTCTACGACACCAGCAACGACTGGGTGTTCCGCTTCGCGGCCGCCAAGGTCATCGCCTGGGCGCCGTACAACCAGATGGTCAACAACACCTTCCTCAACGACACCACGCTCACCGGCAGCGGCGGCAACGCCGAGCTGTCGCCGTACGAATCGTGGAACTTCAACCTGTCGGCCGAGTATTACTTCGCCGAGCAATCGGTGGTGGCCTGGTCCATCTTCTACAAGAAGATCGACAACTACATCGACACCTCGGCCACGATCGAACGCCAGTACAACTCGATCCGCGACACCTCGCCGCAAACCTGGGCGCAGATGCTCGGCAGCAACGGCTGCACCGCCGACGGCTACTGCGACTACAGCATCCAGCGTCCGCGCAACGCCGGCGACGGCAAGGTTAAGGGCTTCACCATCGCCTACCAGCAGCCGTTCGGCGACAGCGGCTTCGGGCTCACCGCCAACTACACCTATGCCAACGGCGAGAACAACACCGGCGACGCCCTGCCCTACCAGTCGCGCAACGCCATCGCCTTCAGCCCGTACTACGAGAAGGGACCGCTGAACGCCCGCATCACCTACAACTGGCGCGACAGCTATCTGGCCGGCGGCTATGTCGCCGGCGCCGCGCCGGCCAGCGTGGACGACTACGCCGACCTAGGCGCGAGCATCGGCTATGCGTTCAACGCGCAATGGTCGCTGCAGCTGGATGCGCAGAACCTGCTGGACGAAGAGTACTTCCAGTACCTCGGCGACAAGGACCACCCCGCTGGACGCTACAAGAACGGCCGCCGCTACATGGCGACGCTGCACTTCAAGTTCTAA
- a CDS encoding TonB-dependent receptor, giving the protein MPHVVRSRPHRCSLSVLASAIAFGLLSPGAQAQEAPASDAISQLDTVTVTSSYQKSLITALDNKREDARMTDGISSEDIGKFPAENIAEAIQRIPGVQISTINGRGSTISIRGLGPQYSATTINGQTIKSADFTDGFRYDIIQPEVAAAIEVIKSPSADMDAGGLSGTVNIQTTKPLDYKERKLIFSAKEQYSEFAGGAPTPKGVLTYIDQFKLADGGELGVFVNAGYQKLKDRADYLWIDRWYTQDTDDGTLYIPRRPRYRSIERETDRKMLTAGLQWKPNDRLEMNLTALYTQDKTDNDMNQLVYSFERNALNVLETDGLTATKVSASNYWLENNRQLERHDLTSQLLTWDAKWKGDAWTFSGVANYTEGKTDEDERAVILGRLPSATLFDMSNPGAISLTTDADATDASAWDQANLVRDEYPNGAITKLSNKEWSLQFDAERYVGAGFLDSVKVGTKFRRETFDRNVWRRDFLYLINSGAVSGYAMFPELSAASSSVKNFLDGNLASQDSWVAPDVYAYAQALAASGITVPVLFAPQASYHIRNDIFSAYALAKIDTDIGSMRLRGNVGVRYENTKRTTDTYLTTASQYSEDANEVVGTERAPYDYHNWLPSLNLVLDMREDLLLRFAAGKVLVRPILDSNTAIATTISSGSNTGGTTTYDVSLGQTDLKALTADQADLSLEWYYGQGGGLTLAGFWKQVKNGTFNSIVCPATFNGTALSANSAGDCVDGSGNIYEITATRNDPSKVKIKGYEVGWTQSFDAWLPIQGFGLTANFTRVIPQRDTDFQIRNLSEKTWNATGYWENAMFSARLSLNHRSEYEQDSSDSFFAREGHTMKARTQLDAVLGYQATDKLSFQLGGLNLTDKKEEAYKDISSRWQMTGVTGRSFYVSMQWDIL; this is encoded by the coding sequence ATGCCACATGTCGTCCGCTCCCGTCCGCACCGCTGTTCCCTGTCCGTCCTCGCCAGCGCCATCGCGTTCGGCCTGCTCAGTCCCGGCGCGCAGGCGCAGGAAGCGCCGGCGTCGGACGCGATCTCGCAACTGGATACGGTCACCGTCACCAGTTCCTACCAGAAGAGCCTGATCACCGCGCTGGACAACAAGCGCGAGGACGCGCGCATGACCGATGGCATCTCCTCGGAGGACATCGGCAAGTTCCCGGCCGAGAACATCGCCGAGGCGATCCAGCGCATTCCCGGCGTGCAGATCTCCACCATCAACGGCCGCGGCTCGACCATCAGCATCCGTGGCCTCGGCCCGCAGTATTCGGCCACCACGATCAACGGCCAGACCATCAAGAGCGCCGATTTCACCGATGGCTTCCGCTACGACATCATCCAGCCGGAAGTGGCCGCGGCGATCGAGGTGATCAAGTCGCCATCGGCGGACATGGACGCCGGCGGGCTGTCGGGCACGGTCAACATCCAGACCACCAAGCCGCTGGACTACAAGGAGCGCAAGCTGATCTTCTCGGCGAAGGAGCAGTACTCCGAATTCGCCGGCGGCGCGCCGACGCCGAAGGGCGTGCTGACCTACATCGACCAGTTCAAGCTAGCCGACGGCGGCGAACTGGGCGTGTTCGTCAACGCCGGCTACCAGAAGCTCAAGGACCGCGCCGACTACCTGTGGATCGACCGCTGGTACACGCAGGACACCGACGACGGCACCTTGTACATCCCGCGCCGCCCGCGCTACCGCTCGATCGAGCGCGAGACGGACCGCAAGATGCTCACCGCCGGCCTGCAGTGGAAGCCCAACGACCGCCTGGAAATGAACCTGACCGCGCTGTACACGCAGGACAAGACCGACAACGACATGAATCAGTTGGTCTATTCCTTCGAGCGCAACGCGCTGAACGTGCTGGAGACCGACGGCCTGACCGCGACCAAGGTGTCGGCGTCCAACTACTGGCTGGAGAACAACCGCCAACTCGAGCGCCACGATCTCACCTCGCAACTGCTGACCTGGGACGCCAAGTGGAAGGGCGATGCATGGACCTTCAGCGGCGTGGCCAACTACACCGAAGGCAAGACCGACGAGGACGAGCGCGCGGTGATCCTCGGCCGCCTGCCGTCGGCGACGCTGTTCGACATGTCCAACCCCGGCGCGATCTCGCTGACCACCGATGCCGACGCCACCGATGCCAGCGCCTGGGACCAGGCCAACCTGGTCCGCGACGAATACCCCAACGGCGCGATCACCAAGCTCAGCAACAAGGAGTGGTCGCTGCAGTTCGATGCCGAGCGCTACGTCGGCGCCGGCTTCCTGGACTCGGTGAAGGTCGGCACCAAGTTCCGCCGCGAGACCTTCGACCGCAACGTCTGGCGCCGCGACTTCCTGTACCTGATCAACTCCGGCGCGGTGTCCGGCTACGCCATGTTCCCCGAGTTGTCGGCGGCCAGTTCCAGCGTCAAGAACTTCCTCGACGGCAACCTGGCCTCGCAGGACAGCTGGGTGGCGCCGGACGTCTACGCCTACGCGCAAGCGCTGGCCGCGTCCGGCATCACCGTGCCGGTGCTGTTCGCGCCGCAGGCCAGCTACCACATCCGCAACGACATCTTCTCCGCCTACGCGCTGGCCAAGATCGACACGGACATCGGCAGCATGCGCCTGCGCGGCAACGTCGGCGTGCGCTACGAGAACACCAAGCGCACCACCGATACCTATCTGACCACCGCCTCGCAGTACAGCGAGGACGCCAACGAGGTGGTCGGCACCGAACGCGCGCCGTACGACTACCACAACTGGCTGCCCAGCCTGAACCTGGTGCTGGACATGCGCGAGGACCTGCTGCTGCGCTTCGCCGCCGGCAAGGTGCTGGTGCGGCCGATCCTGGACAGCAACACCGCCATCGCCACCACCATTTCCTCGGGCAGCAACACCGGCGGCACCACCACCTACGACGTGTCGCTGGGCCAGACCGACCTGAAGGCGCTGACCGCCGACCAGGCCGACCTCAGCCTGGAGTGGTACTACGGCCAAGGCGGCGGCCTGACCCTGGCCGGCTTCTGGAAGCAGGTCAAGAACGGCACCTTCAACAGCATCGTGTGTCCGGCCACGTTCAACGGCACGGCGCTGTCCGCCAACAGCGCCGGCGACTGCGTGGACGGCAGCGGCAACATCTACGAGATCACCGCCACCCGCAACGATCCGAGCAAGGTCAAGATCAAGGGCTACGAGGTGGGCTGGACGCAATCGTTCGACGCCTGGCTGCCGATCCAGGGCTTCGGCCTGACCGCCAACTTCACCCGGGTGATCCCGCAGCGCGACACCGACTTCCAGATCCGCAACCTGTCGGAGAAGACCTGGAACGCCACCGGTTACTGGGAGAATGCGATGTTCTCCGCGCGGCTGTCGCTGAATCACCGCAGCGAGTACGAGCAGGACAGCAGCGACAGTTTCTTCGCCCGCGAAGGCCACACCATGAAGGCACGCACCCAGCTCGACGCGGTGCTCGGCTATCAGGCCACCGACAAGCTCAGCTTTCAGCTCGGCGGACTCAACCTGACCGACAAGAAGGAAGAAGCGTACAAGGACATCAGCAGCCGCTGGCAGATGACCGGCGTCACCGGCCGCAGCTTCTACGTGTCGATGCAATGGGACATCCTGTGA